In Ictalurus furcatus strain D&B chromosome 23, Billie_1.0, whole genome shotgun sequence, a single window of DNA contains:
- the LOC128599496 gene encoding uncharacterized protein LOC128599496, whose amino-acid sequence MMKNMMMKKIMKMKIMMMMMMMKIKIMMMMNMMMKVKIIMMMKKMMMQMMKMKIMMMMKIMKMKIMMMMMKMMKMKIMKMKIMMKMMMMKMKIIMMMKKMMMKIMMMKMMMMRMMMMKMKMKIMIMMKMKIIMMKIMMMKMMMKMKMKMMMKMVKIKMMMKMKIMMKKMMKMKIMMMMKMMKMKIMMMMMMMKVVMMMMMKMMKMMMMMKLMKVRIS is encoded by the coding sequence atgatgaagaatatgatgatgaagaagattatgaagatgaagattatgatgatgatgatgatgatgaagattaagattatgatgatgatgaacatgatgatgaaggtgaagattataatgatgatgaagaagatgatgatgcagatgatgaagatgaagattatgatgatgatgaagattatgaagatgaagattatgatgatgatgatgaagatgatgaagatgaagattatgaagatgaagattatgatgaagatgatgatgatgaagatgaagattataatgatgatgaagaagatgatgatgaagattatgatgatgaagatgatgatgatgaggatgatgatgatgaagatgaagatgaagattatgattatgatgaagatgaagattataatgatgaagattatgatgatgaagatgatgatgaagatgaagatgaagatgatgatgaagatggtgaagataaagatgatgatgaagatgaagattatgatgaagaagatgatgaagatgaagattatgatgatgatgaagatgatgaagatgaagattatgatgatgatgatgatgatgaaggtggtgatgatgatgatgatgaagatgatgaagatgatgatgatgatgaagctgATGAAGGTAAGGATCAGTTGA